A region of Faecalibacterium taiwanense DNA encodes the following proteins:
- a CDS encoding helix-turn-helix transcriptional regulator, whose product MVGMEEWLYRDLESGAFHRSFTPELADKLAALYGIPVEDILDDYTLFLHRGGGAFLRRYREAKGWNRQQLADHAKVSRTSIRCWESGQKTISQKCFCHLVENLGSDFPSMLRM is encoded by the coding sequence ATGGTGGGCATGGAGGAATGGCTCTATCGGGATCTGGAAAGCGGCGCATTTCACCGCAGCTTCACGCCCGAACTTGCGGACAAGCTCGCCGCCCTTTACGGCATCCCGGTGGAGGATATTCTGGACGACTACACCCTGTTTCTGCACCGGGGCGGAGGAGCCTTCCTCCGCAGATACCGGGAGGCAAAAGGCTGGAACCGTCAGCAACTTGCCGACCACGCAAAGGTCAGCCGGACAAGCATCCGCTGCTGGGAGAGTGGACAAAAGACCATCAGTCAGAAGTGCTTTTGCCATCTGGTGGAAAACCTTGGTTCCGATTTTCCATCTATGCTTCGCATGTGA
- a CDS encoding sigma-70 family RNA polymerase sigma factor, whose translation MFLSLLQFFATKLLVLALHLESGSFPRPLSAREETEAFSALHAGDPAAREKLIRHNLRLVAHIVKKYYALPGDQDDLISIGTIGLMKAVDTFDSDRRARFSTYASRCIENAILSPAHFQMEKRTHSFFKAAQMRQNGFSGLRKAVTFFYFKRYHVRVVV comes from the coding sequence ATGTTTTTATCTCTTCTGCAATTTTTTGCCACAAAGCTTCTGGTTCTGGCGCTTCATCTGGAAAGCGGCAGCTTTCCGCGGCCCCTCTCTGCCCGGGAGGAAACCGAAGCCTTTTCCGCACTGCATGCCGGTGACCCTGCCGCACGGGAAAAACTGATCCGGCACAATCTGCGTCTGGTGGCACACATCGTAAAAAAATACTACGCCCTGCCCGGCGATCAGGACGACCTTATTTCCATCGGCACCATCGGCCTGATGAAAGCAGTGGATACTTTCGACTCTGACCGTCGGGCACGCTTTTCCACCTACGCCAGCCGGTGCATTGAAAATGCTATCCTCTCCCCAGCGCACTTTCAGATGGAAAAGAGAACCCACTCATTTTTCAAAGCAGCGCAAATGCGTCAAAATGGGTTTTCTGGGCTCAGGAAAGCGGTCACCTTTTTCTACTTCAAAAGGTATCATGTGAGGGTTGTGGTCTAA
- a CDS encoding SDR family oxidoreductase, with the protein MAGENNKVVIVTGGSSGIGRCTASALKENGCIVYEFSRRNIPMEGVTHLSVDVTDEDAVNAAVQQVIQKETKIDAVINCAGFGISGAVEFTSMEQAKAQFDVNFFGTVTVNKAVLPFMRHQGKGHIVNISSVAAVAHIPFQTFYSASKAAVSSYSYALANEVKPYGIHVTVVELGDICTGFTKARQKSILGDDEYGGRISRSVSQMEHDEQNGMDPARIGRYIAGIVEKKDPAVVYVAGAQYKFLSLLCKLLPAAARGKIVGKIYG; encoded by the coding sequence ATGGCGGGAGAAAACAACAAGGTCGTTATTGTTACCGGAGGAAGCTCCGGCATCGGACGGTGCACGGCATCTGCTCTGAAGGAGAACGGCTGCATCGTCTATGAGTTCAGCCGCAGAAATATCCCTATGGAGGGTGTTACCCATCTGTCTGTCGATGTGACCGATGAAGATGCGGTCAACGCCGCTGTGCAGCAGGTCATCCAAAAAGAGACCAAAATTGATGCAGTGATCAACTGTGCAGGCTTTGGCATTTCCGGTGCGGTGGAGTTTACGTCCATGGAGCAAGCCAAAGCGCAGTTTGATGTGAACTTTTTCGGGACAGTCACTGTAAATAAAGCAGTTCTCCCCTTCATGCGCCATCAAGGGAAGGGGCATATTGTGAACATCAGCTCTGTTGCTGCCGTAGCGCACATTCCGTTCCAGACCTTCTACTCTGCAAGCAAAGCCGCCGTTTCTTCTTACTCTTACGCTCTGGCAAACGAAGTCAAGCCCTACGGCATCCATGTTACCGTCGTAGAACTGGGTGACATCTGCACCGGGTTTACAAAAGCACGTCAAAAAAGCATTCTCGGCGATGATGAATACGGTGGACGCATCTCCCGGAGCGTCAGCCAGATGGAGCACGACGAGCAAAACGGCATGGACCCGGCACGCATTGGACGGTACATCGCCGGTATTGTGGAGAAAAAGGACCCGGCAGTCGTTTATGTTGCCGGTGCACAGTATAAATTCCTGAGCCTTTTGTGCAAGCTCCTGCCTGCCGCAGCACGCGGAAAGATCGTGGGGAAAATATATGGGTAA
- a CDS encoding TIM-barrel domain-containing protein — translation MIYKKQYGQPFDTESVVGSFLPMMETIPYLTKEPDGFSYAMEPQDVLYGLGENVRGINKRGWVYESKCSDDGNHTEGKSSLYGAYNFMIVSGKDTFGVFIDYPGKVTFDCGYTDLDTLRITVAEENYDLYIIEGESLTDIVHQFRQLVGRSYIPPKWAFGNAQSRWSYMNEDEVREVVANYRANHMPLDAVVLDIDYMEHYKDFTVDAQRFPRFADFAAEMKAQGIHLVPIIDAAVKVEDGYDVYEEGVKNGYFCTNQDGTPFVAGVWPGRVHFPDMLNPEARAWFGSQYKVLLDQGIEGFWNDMNEPAIFYAEERLKKTFAQIEKYSKQNLDISSFGAFTGMVAELSNNENDYKLFYHNTKQGRMRHDKVHNLFGYNMTRAAGEAFERLEPDKRILIYSRSACIGMHRYGGIWTGDNHSWWSHILLALHMMPSLNMCGFLYEGPDIGGFGSNTTEDLVLRWYGMGIFSPLLRNHSADGTRRQEPYRFKNKAAFAGILQLRYLLLPYIYSEYMKAALHDGMYCMPLAFAFPEDDFARRVEDEVMIGESLLIAPVYEQNARGRYVYLPEEMLQVRVKCSESNRMETSVLPAGHHYIPVELDEVVFFMRKGHLLPLAKDGKKIQSVADVDFADLRLLAYAPDGASYEYYTDDGETKDYDKPEHFVHITLDADGNAKSDRATVKVEG, via the coding sequence ATGATTTACAAAAAGCAATACGGGCAACCGTTTGATACCGAAAGTGTAGTGGGTTCTTTTTTGCCCATGATGGAAACGATACCCTATCTGACCAAGGAGCCGGATGGTTTCTCCTATGCCATGGAACCGCAGGATGTCCTGTATGGTCTTGGCGAAAACGTCCGTGGTATCAACAAGCGCGGGTGGGTGTACGAAAGCAAATGCTCCGATGACGGCAACCATACCGAGGGCAAATCCTCGCTGTACGGTGCTTATAATTTTATGATCGTGTCCGGCAAGGATACATTTGGCGTTTTTATCGACTACCCGGGCAAGGTGACCTTTGACTGCGGCTACACCGACCTGGATACCTTACGCATCACGGTGGCCGAGGAAAATTACGATCTCTACATCATTGAGGGCGAGAGCCTGACCGATATTGTGCACCAGTTCCGCCAGTTGGTGGGGCGCAGTTATATTCCGCCCAAATGGGCTTTTGGCAACGCCCAGAGCCGCTGGAGCTACATGAACGAGGACGAGGTCCGCGAGGTGGTGGCAAATTACCGTGCCAATCATATGCCGCTGGACGCTGTGGTTCTGGATATCGATTACATGGAGCATTACAAGGACTTTACGGTGGATGCGCAGCGCTTCCCGCGTTTTGCAGACTTTGCCGCCGAGATGAAAGCGCAGGGCATCCATCTTGTCCCCATCATCGATGCAGCAGTCAAGGTCGAAGATGGATATGATGTGTATGAGGAAGGCGTGAAAAACGGCTACTTCTGCACGAATCAGGATGGCACCCCCTTTGTAGCCGGTGTGTGGCCGGGACGGGTACACTTCCCCGATATGCTCAACCCGGAAGCCCGTGCTTGGTTTGGCAGTCAATATAAGGTTCTGCTGGATCAGGGGATCGAGGGCTTCTGGAATGATATGAACGAGCCTGCTATCTTCTACGCAGAAGAAAGACTGAAAAAGACCTTTGCTCAAATTGAGAAATACAGCAAGCAAAACCTGGATATTTCCAGCTTTGGTGCTTTTACCGGCATGGTGGCAGAGCTTTCCAACAACGAAAACGATTATAAGCTGTTCTACCACAACACCAAACAGGGGCGTATGCGGCACGACAAGGTACATAATCTTTTTGGTTATAACATGACCCGTGCGGCAGGTGAGGCTTTCGAGCGGCTGGAGCCGGACAAGCGCATTTTGATATACTCCCGTTCTGCCTGCATCGGGATGCACCGGTATGGCGGCATCTGGACCGGCGACAACCATTCTTGGTGGAGCCACATTCTGCTTGCGCTGCACATGATGCCCTCCCTGAATATGTGCGGCTTCCTGTACGAAGGCCCCGACATTGGCGGCTTTGGCAGCAATACTACAGAGGATCTGGTGCTGCGCTGGTACGGCATGGGCATCTTCTCTCCGCTGCTGCGGAACCACTCTGCCGACGGCACCCGCCGGCAGGAACCCTACCGCTTTAAGAACAAGGCTGCCTTTGCTGGTATTTTACAACTGCGCTACCTGCTGCTGCCCTACATTTACAGCGAGTACATGAAAGCTGCCCTGCACGACGGCATGTACTGTATGCCGTTGGCTTTCGCCTTCCCGGAGGATGACTTTGCCCGCCGGGTAGAGGATGAGGTGATGATCGGTGAAAGCCTGTTGATCGCCCCGGTATATGAGCAAAATGCCCGAGGTCGGTATGTTTATCTGCCGGAGGAGATGCTGCAAGTGCGGGTAAAGTGCAGCGAAAGCAACCGCATGGAAACCAGCGTGCTGCCAGCAGGCCATCATTACATTCCGGTGGAGCTGGACGAAGTGGTGTTCTTTATGCGCAAGGGGCACCTTCTGCCCCTTGCCAAGGACGGCAAAAAGATCCAGAGCGTTGCCGATGTGGATTTTGCAGATCTGCGCCTGCTTGCCTATGCTCCCGATGGTGCATCCTATGAATACTATACCGATGACGGCGAGACAAAGGATTATGATAAGCCGGAACATTTTGTGCATATCACGCTGGATGCGGATGGAAACGCAAAGAGCGATCGTGCTACGGTCAAAGTAGAAGGATAA
- a CDS encoding DNA methylase, whose amino-acid sequence MAAQRTYLAIDLKSFYASVECVDRHLDPLTTNLVVADASRTEKTICLAVSPSLKAYKIPGRARLFEAVQRVKEVNAQRLQTAIRQKKAVRGEDGKYHFASTSFDANALNADPALGLSYIVAPPRMQRYLNVSTQIYKTYLKYVSPADIYPYSIDEVFIDVTGYLPYYHMSAHELAMTMVREVLYNTGITATAGIGTNLYLAKLAMDIVAKHIPADKDGVRIAELDEQSYRYLLWNHRPLTDFWMTGPGTVKRLEAHGIYTMGDLARFSIHGEDRLYEIFGVDAEILIDHAWGYEPCGMEQIKSYKPSTNSISEGQVLSTPYPYDKAKLIVREMAEILMFRLTEKKLVTESITLEIGYDRENVDKGGYRGLTQTDRYGRTIPKAAHGTVRFDAPTNLGSTLINESAKLFERITDPALTVRRITINANKVTPDEGFYQVDFFTDTKKLEKEKKLQQAMLGIKNKYGKNAVLKASSYEEGATMRQRNAQIGGHSAGDSAGGSDGKLQK is encoded by the coding sequence ATGGCAGCGCAGCGCACCTATCTGGCAATCGACCTGAAAAGTTTCTATGCCTCGGTGGAGTGCGTAGACCGCCATCTGGACCCTCTGACCACCAATCTGGTGGTGGCAGATGCCTCCCGCACCGAAAAGACCATTTGCCTTGCGGTGTCGCCCTCCCTGAAAGCTTACAAGATACCCGGCAGAGCACGGCTGTTTGAAGCCGTTCAGCGGGTGAAAGAGGTCAACGCTCAGCGGCTGCAAACTGCCATCCGGCAGAAAAAGGCGGTCCGGGGAGAGGATGGAAAATACCACTTTGCCAGCACCTCTTTTGATGCCAATGCCCTGAACGCAGACCCGGCGCTGGGGCTGAGCTACATCGTTGCGCCGCCCCGGATGCAGCGGTATCTGAATGTGTCCACCCAAATCTACAAGACCTACCTCAAATATGTGTCCCCGGCGGATATCTACCCCTACTCCATTGACGAGGTTTTCATTGATGTGACGGGCTATCTGCCCTATTACCACATGAGCGCCCACGAGCTTGCCATGACCATGGTGCGGGAGGTGCTGTACAACACTGGCATCACCGCAACGGCAGGCATCGGCACCAACCTCTACCTTGCAAAGCTGGCCATGGATATTGTGGCAAAGCATATCCCGGCGGACAAGGATGGTGTCCGCATTGCAGAGCTGGACGAGCAGTCCTACCGGTATCTGCTGTGGAACCACAGACCACTGACGGATTTCTGGATGACCGGCCCTGGTACCGTCAAACGGCTGGAAGCCCACGGCATCTACACCATGGGGGACTTGGCACGGTTTTCCATCCACGGAGAGGATCGCCTGTACGAGATTTTCGGCGTGGATGCGGAAATCCTCATCGACCACGCATGGGGCTATGAACCCTGCGGTATGGAGCAGATCAAAAGTTACAAGCCCAGCACCAACAGCATCAGCGAGGGACAGGTGCTTTCCACTCCTTATCCGTATGATAAAGCAAAACTCATTGTCCGGGAAATGGCAGAAATCTTGATGTTCCGGCTCACCGAAAAGAAGCTGGTGACGGAATCCATCACCTTGGAGATCGGCTACGACCGGGAGAACGTGGACAAGGGCGGTTATCGTGGTCTGACCCAGACCGACCGCTACGGCAGAACCATCCCCAAGGCAGCTCACGGCACCGTTCGATTTGATGCGCCCACCAATCTGGGCAGCACCCTCATCAACGAAAGTGCAAAGCTGTTTGAGCGCATCACCGACCCGGCGCTGACGGTGCGGCGCATCACCATCAATGCCAACAAGGTCACGCCGGACGAGGGCTTCTATCAGGTGGACTTTTTCACCGACACCAAGAAGCTGGAAAAGGAGAAAAAACTCCAGCAAGCCATGCTGGGCATCAAGAACAAGTACGGCAAAAACGCCGTGTTGAAAGCCAGCAGCTACGAAGAGGGTGCCACCATGCGACAGCGCAACGCACAAATCGGCGGGCACAGTGCAGGAGATTCGGCGGGAGGTTCAGATGGAAAACTACAAAAATAG
- a CDS encoding HFLK protein produces the protein MANDDYGYFGKGDTGYAQYMTAFNRNFGGSSGGGGGGHNNGGGSGGDGSGCGCLIAIAVVVVLVLIAMGS, from the coding sequence ATGGCAAACGATGATTACGGCTATTTCGGCAAAGGTGACACGGGCTATGCCCAGTACATGACAGCCTTCAACCGCAACTTCGGTGGCTCGTCCGGCGGCGGTGGCGGCGGCCACAACAATGGTGGCGGCAGTGGTGGAGACGGAAGCGGCTGCGGCTGCCTCATCGCCATTGCGGTGGTGGTCGTGCTGGTGCTTATTGCCATGGGAAGCTGA
- a CDS encoding desulfoferrodoxin family protein: protein MKAKFYICEHCGNLVTTIHNAGVPLVCCGEKMKELLPNTVEASGEKHLPVAELSGSTLTVTVGAVEHPMVDVHHIQWLFVETENGGQLRYLVPGQAPKAVFELGGEKPVAVYAYCNLHGLWMTKL from the coding sequence ATGAAGGCAAAGTTTTATATCTGTGAGCACTGTGGCAACCTGGTCACCACCATCCACAACGCAGGCGTTCCGCTGGTCTGCTGCGGCGAAAAGATGAAGGAGCTGCTCCCTAACACCGTGGAAGCCAGCGGCGAAAAGCATCTGCCGGTGGCAGAGCTTTCCGGCAGCACCCTCACGGTTACGGTGGGTGCGGTGGAGCACCCCATGGTGGATGTGCACCACATCCAGTGGCTCTTTGTGGAGACCGAAAACGGCGGACAGCTCCGCTACCTCGTCCCCGGTCAGGCACCCAAGGCGGTGTTTGAGCTGGGCGGCGAAAAGCCCGTGGCGGTCTACGCTTACTGCAACCTGCATGGTCTGTGGATGACGAAACTTTAA